A stretch of DNA from Aliarcobacter thereius LMG 24486:
ATTACAGGAACACCTTTTGCATTTGCTTTTCTAATTAACATTTTTTGAATAGTTGGTACTTCATAATATGGAACTTCAATTCCTAAATCACCTCTTGCAACCATTACTCCATCACTTTGTTCAATAATTTCATCTATATTAGAAACAGCATCAAATTTCTCAATTTTTGCTATTAGTTTTCCATTATATCCATTTAAAAGCTCTCTAGCTCTTTTCATATCATTTGCATTTTGAACAAAAGAGATAGCAAAATAATCAACTTGATTTTCAACTCCCCAAGCGATATCTTTTTCATCTTTTTCTGTAATTACATCAATATTTATTACTGTATTTGGGAAATTTACACCTTTTCTTGAGCTTAGTGTTCCATGATTTTCAATTCTTGTTTTGATACCATCTTTAACATCTATAACTTTTGCTCTAATAATTCCATCATATAAATATATAAATTCACCAACTTTAATCTTTCCTAAAATCTCAGGATGATTTATAGATACAATATATTCACCTTCAGCTTTTTTATATCCTACAATCTCTTTTTCGATTATTGTTACAGTATCATTTGCCACTAAGTTAAAAGGCTCTTTTAATTCACCTACTCTTACTTTTGGTCCTGAAATATCTTGTAAAATACCAACTCTTGTTCCACAATTTTTCATAGCTTGTCTAATATTATCTATACTCTCTTTGTGATACTCATGGCTACCATGAGAAAAGTTTAATCTAAACATATTAGCACCAGCTTTTATTAACTTTTCAATCATATCTAAACTATTACTAGCTGGTCCAAGTGTTGCTAAAATTTTTGTCTTTTTTTCCATTTGGTCTCCTT
This window harbors:
- the pyk gene encoding pyruvate kinase; translation: MEKKTKILATLGPASNSLDMIEKLIKAGANMFRLNFSHGSHEYHKESIDNIRQAMKNCGTRVGILQDISGPKVRVGELKEPFNLVANDTVTIIEKEIVGYKKAEGEYIVSINHPEILGKIKVGEFIYLYDGIIRAKVIDVKDGIKTRIENHGTLSSRKGVNFPNTVINIDVITEKDEKDIAWGVENQVDYFAISFVQNANDMKRARELLNGYNGKLIAKIEKFDAVSNIDEIIEQSDGVMVARGDLGIEVPYYEVPTIQKMLIRKANAKGVPVITATQMLLSMTQNERATRAEISDVANAVLDGTDIVMLSEESAVGDNPENVVETMSNIITKTEDIFNHKKRDHLPYLDEFDVIQATVTKLADDMNADGILAMTSSGNSARKMSRYRPKTPIYTFTHSKPVLGALTAFWGVVPVASIKEAQASKMIQKMLRTLQKNKILNKNGIYIATIGYPVGIPGSTNTIKILTPGEIEFYLNFKENRERIKNKDNKSSDNIEE